In Bacteroidota bacterium, a single window of DNA contains:
- a CDS encoding ribonuclease HII, with product MERQFSRQKFEAGCDEAGRGCLAGPVFAAAVIIPKGVSILGLNDSKQLSEKQRDLLRTEIEEKAIWSVAQCSPEEIDTLNILWASVAAMHKALDGLSIVPGFVSVDGNRFKPWRDIAFATHIKGDGRFMNIAAASILAKTHRDEFMQQVHQQFPHYGWDSNKGYPTAQHRQAIAVHGACGEHRKSFTLLPSQTKLNF from the coding sequence ATGGAAAGACAGTTTAGTCGTCAGAAATTTGAAGCCGGATGCGATGAAGCCGGTCGCGGTTGTTTGGCAGGACCCGTCTTTGCTGCTGCTGTGATTATACCAAAGGGGGTTAGCATTTTGGGGCTAAACGATTCCAAGCAGTTGTCGGAGAAACAACGAGATTTATTGAGAACTGAAATTGAAGAAAAAGCCATTTGGTCTGTGGCGCAATGTTCGCCTGAGGAAATTGACACACTCAACATACTCTGGGCATCGGTTGCCGCTATGCATAAAGCATTGGATGGCTTGTCAATAGTGCCGGGGTTTGTATCTGTGGATGGAAATAGATTTAAACCTTGGAGAGATATTGCTTTTGCTACACATATTAAAGGAGACGGACGTTTTATGAATATTGCAGCAGCGTCTATTCTTGCCAAAACTCATAGAGATGAATTTATGCAGCAAGTTCATCAACAATTTCCGCATTACGGTTGGGACAGCAACAAAGGCTATCCTACAGCCCAACACCGACAAGCAATTGCAGTACATGGAGCTTGTGGTGAACACAGAAAGTCTTTTACATTATTGCCATCTCAGACTAAACTCAATTTTTGA
- a CDS encoding glycosyltransferase family 9 protein, whose amino-acid sequence MRLLHNLPEKILFASNALLSACVNMLGERPVNPNEILVVKIDEIGDMVSATPVFKLLKNKFPNAKISLLCKPICKTFMQYNPHVDEILTSEKEWQRRFDLVVELRGTKKTLLKSIRWWPSFRLDRGTVRFRHRPESGTQSDRETNFLIVKSILGEVEMPLPEFFTAPEDKGFIENFIQEKNLQKFAIIHATSNLPIKEWAKERFAHLADIIIERYGFNIVFIGAQSESERIQALINMMQNKAENFVGLFTLTQLFEFCKKASLYVGNDSGPLHIANVAGTPLVGLYGPVPRGVFYPFGNKAKVIHPDYLYKSGEIPMSTISVDDVLAEIKNLIG is encoded by the coding sequence ATGCGACTATTACACAATTTGCCGGAAAAAATACTTTTTGCTTCCAATGCGCTGCTCTCTGCATGTGTCAATATGTTGGGTGAAAGACCTGTTAATCCTAATGAAATTCTGGTAGTTAAGATTGATGAAATTGGAGATATGGTGTCCGCAACCCCGGTTTTTAAGCTATTAAAAAACAAATTTCCTAATGCAAAAATCAGTTTGTTATGCAAGCCAATATGCAAAACCTTCATGCAATATAATCCGCATGTTGATGAAATTTTAACTTCGGAGAAGGAATGGCAGAGACGATTTGACCTTGTTGTAGAATTGCGAGGAACAAAAAAAACTTTGTTAAAGTCAATCAGATGGTGGCCGTCATTTCGCTTGGATAGAGGAACTGTGCGTTTCAGGCATAGACCTGAATCCGGCACTCAGAGCGACAGAGAAACAAATTTTTTGATAGTTAAATCCATTTTAGGTGAAGTCGAAATGCCCCTGCCGGAATTCTTTACGGCACCCGAGGACAAGGGTTTTATTGAAAATTTTATTCAGGAAAAGAATCTGCAAAAATTTGCCATTATTCATGCAACATCAAACCTACCAATCAAAGAGTGGGCGAAGGAACGATTTGCTCATCTGGCTGATATAATCATTGAAAGATATGGTTTTAACATTGTGTTTATTGGTGCACAGTCAGAATCGGAACGGATACAAGCATTGATTAACATGATGCAAAATAAGGCAGAGAATTTTGTAGGTTTGTTTACGCTTACTCAACTTTTTGAATTTTGTAAAAAAGCTTCTCTTTATGTGGGCAATGATAGTGGACCTTTGCACATTGCTAATGTAGCCGGTACACCATTGGTTGGGTTATATGGACCTGTGCCGCGTGGGGTGTTTTATCCATTTGGCAACAAAGCAAAAGTGATTCATCCGGATTACCTCTATAAATCTGGCGAAATCCCTATGAGCACTATTAGTGTAGATGATGTTTTGGCTGAAATTAAAAACCTTATTGGCTAA